One region of Haloprofundus salilacus genomic DNA includes:
- a CDS encoding DMT family transporter, translating to MNRTRIAGLFLLLPVLFGAAFPAIKLGLDYVPPLLFAAGRYLLSAGLLLGFAAMTTDAWLPRTRGDWVAVLGAGVFFVGGTGLLYLGQQYTTSGVAAIIYSLIPILTPLVAWGLLPHERFSRRYLLGLFVGFVGVALVIRPEPTNLLGESVVGEGLVLLAATSVTLGSVLVRRYRSTMSVVALTGWAMIPGALIQLAFSAALGESLAAVRPTATAALLLLYLAVFASGVGFAVYFYLLERLGPLQVNLISYLIPVVAVTVGWLFLDEPITALTLAGFAVIVVGFALLRADDLVPMARRRLRNRRRPAA from the coding sequence ATGAATCGCACCCGGATAGCGGGGCTTTTTCTCCTCCTGCCGGTCCTGTTCGGGGCCGCCTTCCCGGCCATCAAACTCGGACTCGACTACGTGCCGCCGCTTCTGTTCGCCGCCGGGCGCTATCTGCTGTCGGCGGGTTTGCTCCTCGGCTTCGCCGCTATGACGACTGACGCGTGGCTGCCGCGGACGCGAGGCGACTGGGTCGCCGTGCTCGGCGCGGGCGTCTTCTTCGTCGGCGGTACCGGACTCCTGTACCTCGGCCAGCAGTACACGACCAGCGGCGTCGCCGCCATCATCTACAGCCTCATTCCGATTCTGACGCCGCTCGTCGCGTGGGGGTTGCTCCCGCACGAGCGCTTTTCGCGCCGATATCTGCTCGGCCTGTTCGTCGGCTTCGTCGGGGTCGCGCTCGTGATTCGCCCCGAACCGACGAATCTCTTGGGGGAGTCGGTCGTCGGCGAGGGTTTGGTGCTCTTGGCAGCGACGAGCGTCACGCTCGGGAGCGTCCTCGTCCGCCGCTACCGCTCGACGATGTCGGTCGTCGCGCTCACCGGGTGGGCGATGATTCCCGGCGCGCTGATACAGCTCGCGTTCAGCGCCGCGCTCGGTGAGTCGCTCGCGGCGGTTCGTCCGACTGCGACGGCAGCGTTGCTCCTGCTCTACCTCGCGGTGTTCGCCAGCGGCGTCGGGTTCGCCGTCTACTTCTACCTCCTGGAGAGGCTGGGACCGCTCCAGGTGAACCTCATCTCGTACCTCATTCCGGTCGTCGCAGTCACCGTCGGGTGGCTCTTCCTCGACGAACCCATCACGGCGCTCACGCTCGCCGGATTCGCCGTCATCGTCGTCGGATTCGCGCTCCTCCGGGCGGACGACCTCGTGCCGATGGCGCGTCGGCGCCTCCGGAACCGGAGACGCCCGGCCGCGTGA
- a CDS encoding KH domain-containing protein, whose product MQHVKVPQDRIGVLIGDGGETMREIESQAEVRLDIDSESGSVAIDSVGDPVTGLVAPDIVQAIGRGFSPEAALSLLNDEMRMFDLIDLDEQTRNKNDLQRQKGRLIGENGRTRQLMEELSGANVVIYGSTLGIIGQPEEVEAVRRAAGMLLDGAPHGAVYSFLERKHNELTRGFDVSSD is encoded by the coding sequence ATGCAACACGTGAAGGTTCCGCAGGACCGCATCGGTGTCCTCATCGGTGACGGCGGCGAGACCATGCGCGAGATCGAGAGTCAGGCGGAGGTTCGCCTCGACATCGATTCCGAGTCCGGGTCGGTCGCCATCGACTCGGTCGGCGACCCCGTTACGGGCCTCGTTGCGCCGGACATCGTCCAGGCTATCGGTCGCGGATTCTCACCCGAAGCCGCGCTGTCGCTACTGAACGACGAGATGCGGATGTTCGACCTCATCGACCTCGACGAACAGACGCGAAACAAAAACGATCTCCAGCGTCAAAAAGGCCGTCTCATCGGCGAGAACGGCCGGACCCGCCAACTGATGGAGGAACTCAGCGGCGCGAACGTCGTCATCTACGGCTCGACGCTCGGCATCATCGGCCAACCCGAGGAAGTCGAAGCGGTCCGCCGTGCGGCCGGGATGCTGCTCGACGGCGCGCCCCACGGCGCGGTGTACTCGTTCCTCGAACGGAAACACAACGAACTCACCCGCGGATTCGACGTCTCCTCGGACTGA